The region AACATTTCAGTGATGCAGAAGAAGCCCAAGCCTATCACCGGCAACAAATTAGCTGGTTAGCGGCGGCTGGGATTGATCTATTGGGGGCATTTACCCTCACCAGCGTTAATGAGGCGATCGGCATTGTCCGGGCTAGTCAAGAATTTTCCTTACCCGTATCCATTTCTTTCACGGTGGAAACGGATGGTCATTTGCCCACGGGCACTGCCCTGTCCGAGGCGATCGCCAGGGTTGATGAGGCTACCCATCAGAGAGCGGCTTATTTTATGGTCAATTGTGCCCATCCAGACCATTTCTGTTCCGTGATCACAGAAGAAGCTTGGTTGAGTCGCTTGGGGGGATTTCGCTGTAACCCTTCCCGCCGTAGTCACGCCCAGTTAGATCAAGCAGATTTTCTCGACATTGGTAACCCAGTGGAACTCGCCCACTCCTATTGGACACTGAAACAAAAAGTCCCTTCAGCCAATGTGTTTGGAACCTGTTGTGGTTCCGACCTCCGCCATATTCGGGCGATCGCCGATGTCTTTGACGAAAAAATGTCAAACGCCTAGAATTGTCTGCGGGTAAAAATCAAGTTTGCTAGGGTGAGCATCAAGGTGATGTAGAGAATGCCGTAGAGTAAGTTGGCCCAGAGTTCGCCGCTGGCGGGCAAAATTCCGTACACCGCCTCATTCTTGAGATTAAATCTTTCCAGGTTGGGCAATACCAAGTAAAGATATTTGGTCAAGGTTTCGATGTTGGCATTTTTGGTAATTTCCCCCAACTTGAGCAAATCCCGGCTGATATGCCCCATAAAGTACACTCCAAAACTGAGCAGGGTGGCCAAAATAGAACTGGTAAACACCCCAAATAAAATGGCGATCGCCGTGAGAACTGCTAGTTCTAATAACAGAAAACCCTGGGAAATGAGAATGGCAGTGGGGGAAAAGGGAATTTTAGCCCAGGCCAACATGGCCAAATAAATGCTGGTCATAATCACCAACATGGCAGCCAGCACCCCCGATAAACCCAAATGTTTGCCGATAATAAGTTCACTGCGGCTGAGGGGCTTGGGAATGAGCACCAACACGGTCCGTTTCTCGATTTCTTTGTTGATCAGACCCGTACCAACAAAAATCGCCACGATCGCCCCCAATAGGGAAGTGGCAGCTAAACCTAGGTCGAGGAAAATTTTGCCGTCCGCCCCGACGGAAATTTCTGGCAGTATACGCAGAGCCAGGGCCATCAAAATAGCAAAAAAGCCGATCACATAAAGAATCCGGTCCCGGATAACCTCTCGAAAACCATTGGCGGCGATCGCCCAAATCCTAAAAATGTTGATCATAATTTTCTCGGCAACGCAATTCCCAATAATGATCCCACACAATTTTAAGCAAATCTAAGCACAATTAAATTCCCCACTAAGGCCGGCTAAAATGGGGAATCAAGAGAATATGACTATGAAATTTTTATTAGGATTAGTCAAAATTTAGCTTTTGGGCAACCTGAATCCCTGCGAAATTCCATATTTGGAATCAATTACTAGGGTCAAGGGAATAGCTCTAGCTACTGATGACTATTCCACCGCCGGAACACTGTCCAATAAACCATGGCGATCGAGCACTGCTTGCAGTTGGGACTCTTCATCCTGGGACAAAGACGTTCTCAGCACCTTACCGCCGTATTTGCTCACATCGGCCAGCACTTTGTCGGGGGTCACTTTCTTGACCAGAACAAATAGAGCAGAACTACCGGGGCACATGGTTTCCCCTAATTCCCGCATGAAATTGTCATCCACACCAATGTCACTGAGAGCGCCGGCCAAGGCTCCACTGGCCGCCCCCACCGCCGCCCCTAGCAGAGGATTGAAAAATAAAACGCCGATCAATAAACCCCAAAAACCACCACTAACGGCGCCGGAACTGGTGAGGTTAATCGCTTGTTTGAGCTTGACTTTGCC is a window of Synechocystis sp. PCC 7338 DNA encoding:
- a CDS encoding homocysteine S-methyltransferase family protein; translation: MTNLPHECEQLFLLDGGLETEMIFNRGFELPAFAAHTLLSDPLGREALKNYFHGFLDLAKEKQFGFLIDAPTWRAQPFFAEELGVSVEEIRQANFRAVEFAKTLKQAYVAQIKPLLINGLIGPCGDAYGGEHFSDAEEAQAYHRQQISWLAAAGIDLLGAFTLTSVNEAIGIVRASQEFSLPVSISFTVETDGHLPTGTALSEAIARVDEATHQRAAYFMVNCAHPDHFCSVITEEAWLSRLGGFRCNPSRRSHAQLDQADFLDIGNPVELAHSYWTLKQKVPSANVFGTCCGSDLRHIRAIADVFDEKMSNA
- a CDS encoding ABC transporter permease, producing MINIFRIWAIAANGFREVIRDRILYVIGFFAILMALALRILPEISVGADGKIFLDLGLAATSLLGAIVAIFVGTGLINKEIEKRTVLVLIPKPLSRSELIIGKHLGLSGVLAAMLVIMTSIYLAMLAWAKIPFSPTAILISQGFLLLELAVLTAIAILFGVFTSSILATLLSFGVYFMGHISRDLLKLGEITKNANIETLTKYLYLVLPNLERFNLKNEAVYGILPASGELWANLLYGILYITLMLTLANLIFTRRQF
- a CDS encoding DUF1269 domain-containing protein codes for the protein MSDLIVIGYEDEYKAEEVRLALAKLQVEHLIEMEDAAVVVKDEKGKVKLKQAINLTSSGAVSGGFWGLLIGVLFFNPLLGAAVGAASGALAGALSDIGVDDNFMRELGETMCPGSSALFVLVKKVTPDKVLADVSKYGGKVLRTSLSQDEESQLQAVLDRHGLLDSVPAVE